The genomic stretch AAAGTGATGAAGAATACCAAGCGATTCGAGCTATTGCTTTTGAGCATAAGCGTAACAAGCAATTTGAAAAGGCAGAAGAGTTGTTTTTATATGTTGTGTCAAATGCACCAGTACTTCTTCAAATAGAAGCAGCTGTTGAGCTTGCTAAATTATATGAACATAAGTTTAAAAACTATGAGCGTGGGGTATTTTATGCAGAAAAAGCCTTAAAGCTGACAGAAGAAAAAGCGTTCATTGAAAATGATAAAATACAAGCCCTGTATAAGCGAGTTAATCGGGTTAAAGATAAGTATACTAAATATATTTCTAACTTATAATGATTGTCAATTTATTACTGAAAATTCCAAATTATTAAATTTTCGTTTTCTCTATTTTAAATATTGTTCTATTTTTCAGACGTTGATAAAATAAGACGTTGTATTGTTTTTTTAGCAATTTATATCAGAAATATAGAACTTTGGTGAGATGGAGAGAAGTAATATGAAAAATGTCATTTTAGTATCATTTTTCGCAGTTGTTTGTTTGACGGTAATTATTTTTAGTAGCATGAAAAACACGTACTTTTCTTTGATGTAGTTTTCGAAAAATAGGTGTTTACATTAGTACATGTACACCCCTTATCACATACTGTAGTAATGTAATAACTAAACAGTGAAAGGGGAAAACAGCATGTATCCAAGACCAGTAAAGTGCATGCCACCAATCGTGCATCCAACAAAATGTTGTACACAGTTTAACAATCAGGAGGTAGTTGTACCTCATATTCATCCAAGCCATAATACGCTAGTGAATCAAACGAACTTTAAACATGTACACTATTTTCCACAAACACAATCTGTTGTAAATCAACAAACAAGCCAACAGTTCTTTGGTGGGGCGCAACAATTTCCTACACAAGTAGGTGGGGCAATGTCTCCGGGAATGCCGAATCAAGTAGCTGGTGCTCAAATGCCAGGCATGATGCCAGGTATGATGCCAGGTCAAGGCAATCAAGTAGCGGGAGCAATGGAAAACGGCATGATGCCAGGATATCCAGGTGCAAA from Bacillus sp. 1780r2a1 encodes the following:
- a CDS encoding spore coat protein, with amino-acid sequence MYPRPVKCMPPIVHPTKCCTQFNNQEVVVPHIHPSHNTLVNQTNFKHVHYFPQTQSVVNQQTSQQFFGGAQQFPTQVGGAMSPGMPNQVAGAQMPGMMPGMMPGQGNQVAGAMENGMMPGYPGAKRRF